One genomic window of Actinoplanes lobatus includes the following:
- a CDS encoding SDR family oxidoreductase, protein MSDKRRPIAIVTGASSGIGRATATVLAGRGFDVGIGYRANEKAAHETAEAVAARGAAALVFAQDLADPAGAAEALDAAVERLGGVDVFVNNAGVNRRAPFLEETLQDWQRVLAVDLTGPFGCAQVAARHMVRQGRGGRIVNVSSVHDTIPIAGGATYCAAKGGLSMLTRVMALELAGHDITVNAVSPGETATPMNGVPDEVDAAEVARPEIPLGRPGRSREVAELIAFLAGPGAAYLTGALITVDGGLSLMAAVANARYAGRN, encoded by the coding sequence ATGAGTGACAAGCGACGACCGATCGCGATCGTGACCGGCGCCAGCTCCGGCATCGGCCGGGCCACGGCGACCGTCCTCGCCGGACGTGGTTTCGACGTGGGCATCGGCTACCGGGCCAACGAGAAGGCCGCCCACGAGACCGCCGAGGCGGTGGCCGCCCGCGGCGCCGCCGCCCTGGTGTTCGCGCAGGACCTGGCCGATCCGGCGGGTGCGGCGGAGGCCCTCGACGCCGCGGTCGAACGGCTGGGCGGGGTGGACGTGTTCGTCAACAACGCGGGCGTGAACCGGCGTGCGCCGTTCCTGGAGGAGACCCTCCAGGACTGGCAGCGGGTGCTCGCCGTCGACCTCACCGGACCGTTCGGCTGCGCCCAGGTCGCCGCCCGTCACATGGTCCGGCAGGGGCGTGGCGGCCGGATCGTCAACGTCAGCTCGGTGCACGACACGATTCCGATCGCGGGCGGCGCCACCTACTGCGCGGCCAAGGGCGGGCTGTCGATGCTCACCAGGGTGATGGCGCTGGAGCTGGCCGGACACGACATCACCGTCAACGCGGTCAGCCCGGGCGAGACGGCCACGCCGATGAACGGCGTGCCCGACGAGGTCGACGCCGCCGAGGTCGCCCGGCCGGAGATCCCGCTGGGCCGGCCCGGACGGTCGCGCGAGGTCGCCGAGCTCATCGCCTTCCTGGCCGGGCCCGGCGCCGCCTACCTGACCGGCGCCCTGATCACCGTCGACGGCGGCCTCTCGCTGATGGCCGCCGTGGCCAACGCGCGCTACGCCGGGCGCAACTGA
- a CDS encoding hydroxymethylglutaryl-CoA synthase: protein MSADFAIGLHDFSAATGQYVLTHETLAAENGADVAKYHKGIGQRSMSVPAVDEDIVTMAAAAAAPVVARHGADQIRTVLFATESSIDQAKAAGIYVHSLLGLPAGARVVELKQACYSGTAALQFALGLVHRDRSEQVLVIASDVSKYERGTPGEATQGAAAVAMLVSAEPALMRIENPSGMFTADIMDFWRPNYRTTALVDGQESISAYLQAVEGAWKDYTERGGRSLDEFTAFCYHQPFTKMAYKAHRHLLDHCGYDVDDGEITRAIGQTTGYNAVIGNSYTASVYLALASLLDNADDLTDRTVGFLSYGSGSVAEFFAGTVVPGYRSHLRTDMHREAIDRRQEIGYAKYREIHDHSFPVDGGNHPVPRETTGPYRLAGIAGHKRLYEQR from the coding sequence ATGTCCGCGGATTTCGCCATCGGCCTGCACGACTTCTCGGCAGCGACCGGCCAGTACGTTCTGACGCACGAGACGCTGGCCGCCGAGAACGGCGCCGACGTCGCCAAGTACCACAAGGGCATCGGCCAGCGGTCGATGAGCGTGCCCGCCGTCGACGAGGACATCGTGACGATGGCGGCCGCGGCGGCCGCGCCCGTCGTCGCCCGGCACGGCGCCGACCAGATCCGGACGGTCCTGTTCGCCACGGAGTCGTCCATCGACCAGGCGAAGGCCGCCGGCATCTATGTCCACTCGCTGCTGGGCCTGCCGGCCGGCGCCCGGGTCGTCGAGCTCAAGCAGGCCTGCTACAGCGGCACCGCCGCGCTCCAGTTCGCGCTCGGACTGGTCCACCGGGACCGTTCCGAGCAGGTCCTGGTGATCGCCAGTGACGTCTCGAAGTACGAGCGGGGCACGCCCGGCGAGGCCACCCAGGGGGCCGCCGCGGTGGCCATGCTGGTCAGCGCGGAGCCCGCGCTGATGCGGATCGAGAACCCCTCGGGCATGTTCACCGCCGACATCATGGACTTCTGGCGCCCGAACTACCGCACCACCGCCCTGGTCGACGGGCAGGAGTCCATCTCCGCCTACCTCCAGGCGGTGGAGGGCGCGTGGAAGGACTACACCGAGCGAGGGGGCCGCTCGCTCGACGAGTTCACCGCGTTCTGCTACCACCAGCCGTTCACGAAGATGGCCTACAAGGCACACCGGCACCTGCTCGACCACTGCGGGTACGACGTCGACGACGGCGAGATCACCCGGGCCATCGGCCAGACGACCGGCTACAACGCCGTCATCGGCAACAGCTACACCGCGTCGGTGTACCTCGCGCTCGCCTCGCTGCTCGACAACGCCGACGACCTGACCGACCGGACCGTCGGTTTCCTCAGCTACGGCTCCGGCAGCGTCGCCGAGTTCTTCGCCGGCACGGTGGTGCCGGGGTACCGCTCACACCTGCGTACCGACATGCACCGGGAGGCGATCGACCGGCGGCAGGAGATCGGCTACGCCAAGTACCGGGAGATCCATGACCATTCCTTCCCGGTCGACGGCGGGAACCACCCCGTGCCGAGGGAGACCACCGGCCCCTACCGCCTGGCCGGGATCGCCGGCCACAAGCGCCTCTACGAGCAGCGGTGA
- a CDS encoding prenyltransferase — protein sequence MTAVDNERAAPPRSRREVILAFIRLARLKFLLESLITVALGMGLAALAGEGLRWREYLLAQVFISGTHLMTHFCNEYFDWDADTAHASPTAWTGGSRVLTQGLLTPMASLSAAFVALFAMTAVAALMPSAGSRLTAVLILALAWFYTAPPVRLNYRALGEVTTAAVLTLLTPGLVCYLQAGRIPVELPAVCVPLFLVMSARMMVMNLCDHEADLAVGKHTVPNRLGPRRAVGLIAVLNVAAYLLLIVVTVAGALPPVVGVAVLLTAPLAYWLVRGLLDDPLSDPARSNAVALRATLHAASTGFAATLGVLIQAGGDPLVGALLVAYLLLFIVLIAGVRRRA from the coding sequence ATGACCGCCGTCGACAACGAGCGGGCCGCGCCGCCCCGGTCCCGCCGGGAGGTGATCCTCGCCTTCATCCGGCTGGCCCGGCTGAAGTTCCTGCTGGAGAGCCTCATCACGGTGGCGCTCGGGATGGGGCTGGCCGCGCTGGCGGGGGAGGGGCTGCGGTGGCGTGAGTACCTGCTCGCCCAGGTCTTCATCTCCGGCACCCACCTGATGACCCACTTCTGCAACGAGTACTTCGACTGGGACGCCGACACCGCGCACGCCTCGCCGACCGCCTGGACCGGGGGCAGCCGGGTGCTGACCCAGGGCCTGCTGACCCCGATGGCCAGCCTCTCGGCGGCGTTCGTGGCACTGTTCGCGATGACGGCGGTGGCCGCCCTGATGCCGTCGGCGGGCAGCCGGCTGACCGCCGTCCTGATCCTGGCGCTCGCCTGGTTCTACACCGCGCCGCCGGTCCGGCTGAACTACCGCGCGCTGGGCGAGGTGACGACCGCCGCCGTGCTCACCCTGCTCACCCCGGGCCTGGTGTGCTACCTCCAGGCGGGCCGCATCCCGGTCGAGCTGCCGGCGGTGTGCGTACCGCTCTTCCTGGTGATGAGCGCCCGCATGATGGTGATGAACCTGTGCGACCACGAGGCGGACCTCGCGGTCGGCAAGCACACGGTGCCCAACCGGCTGGGTCCCCGGCGCGCCGTCGGGCTGATCGCCGTGCTGAACGTCGCCGCGTACCTGCTGCTGATCGTGGTGACGGTCGCGGGCGCCCTGCCGCCGGTGGTGGGGGTGGCCGTGCTGCTCACCGCGCCACTGGCGTACTGGCTGGTGCGGGGTCTGCTGGACGATCCGCTGAGCGACCCGGCACGCAGCAACGCGGTGGCGTTGCGGGCCACGCTGCACGCCGCCTCCACGGGTTTCGCCGCGACGCTCGGCGTGCTGATCCAGGCCGGCGGCGACCCGCTGGTGGGCGCCCTGCTGGTGGCGTACCTGCTGCTGTTCATCGTCCTGATCGCGGGCGTCCGTCGCCGGGCCTGA
- a CDS encoding DoxX family protein has translation MSVVSTTLSILLAVVFLSLGLAKLFGAKPIRETSERIGVPFPFLRFVGVLEVSAAVGLLIGLAWKPLGVAAAIGLTLLMAGGYIAHARAKEPAQGLPAAVLAVLAGGAATALTLS, from the coding sequence ATGTCTGTCGTCTCGACCACCCTGTCGATCCTTCTCGCCGTCGTGTTCCTGTCGCTGGGGCTCGCGAAACTGTTCGGGGCCAAGCCGATCCGGGAGACCTCGGAGCGGATCGGTGTCCCGTTCCCGTTCCTGCGGTTCGTCGGCGTGCTGGAGGTCTCCGCCGCGGTGGGCCTGCTCATCGGCCTCGCCTGGAAACCGCTGGGTGTCGCCGCCGCGATCGGGCTGACCCTCCTGATGGCCGGTGGCTACATCGCCCACGCCCGGGCCAAGGAGCCGGCCCAGGGACTGCCGGCCGCTGTGCTGGCCGTCCTCGCCGGCGGCGCGGCCACCGCTCTCACCCTCAGCTGA
- a CDS encoding VOC family protein yields the protein MAAQGIPGAGYVHHVAYTVPDLDEAVRFFVDVIGARLLYRLGPVEDTTGDWMTRQLDVDAKASAHIAMLRLGPSTNLELFEYDAPGQNRRLPRNSDWGGHHLAIHVDDVDAAVEYLRAQPGVRILGEPQTITDGVIAGDRWVYFTTPWGLQMEVLNMPAGMPYEAQVPDRLAAVDATWND from the coding sequence ATGGCAGCACAGGGAATTCCGGGCGCCGGGTACGTGCACCACGTCGCCTACACGGTGCCGGATCTGGACGAGGCGGTCCGGTTCTTCGTCGACGTGATCGGCGCACGGCTGCTCTACCGCCTCGGGCCGGTGGAGGACACCACCGGCGACTGGATGACGCGCCAGCTGGACGTCGACGCGAAGGCCTCGGCCCACATCGCGATGCTCCGGCTCGGGCCGTCGACCAATCTGGAGCTTTTCGAGTACGACGCGCCCGGCCAGAACCGCAGGCTCCCGCGCAACAGCGACTGGGGCGGCCACCACCTCGCCATCCACGTCGACGATGTGGACGCCGCCGTCGAGTACCTGCGCGCCCAGCCCGGGGTGCGGATCCTCGGCGAGCCGCAGACCATCACCGACGGGGTCATCGCCGGGGACCGGTGGGTCTACTTCACCACGCCGTGGGGCCTGCAGATGGAGGTCCTCAACATGCCCGCCGGCATGCCGTACGAGGCCCAGGTGCCCGACCGGCTCGCCGCCGTAGACGCGACCTGGAACGACTGA
- a CDS encoding cupin domain-containing protein → MIVTRTARGSRTVARTGERIDWRCLARRGMLHSECESIDHLRLAPGTEFALTGRSGLESVWLVVDGAGELFDGGPRPRPIAAGDAVLTPQERRIRLRGGDDGLELLWIAVLPEPVSARLPGRKPRL, encoded by the coding sequence ATGATCGTCACCCGTACCGCGCGGGGCTCCCGCACCGTGGCGCGGACCGGCGAGCGCATCGACTGGCGCTGCCTGGCCAGGCGCGGCATGCTGCACAGCGAGTGCGAGTCCATCGACCATCTGCGGCTGGCGCCCGGCACCGAGTTCGCACTGACCGGCCGCTCCGGCCTGGAGAGCGTCTGGCTGGTCGTGGACGGCGCCGGGGAGCTCTTCGACGGCGGCCCCCGGCCCCGGCCGATCGCGGCCGGCGACGCCGTGCTCACCCCGCAGGAGCGCCGGATCCGGCTGCGCGGCGGTGACGACGGCCTGGAACTGCTGTGGATCGCCGTGCTGCCCGAACCGGTCAGCGCACGGCTGCCCGGCCGGAAGCCGAGGCTGTGA
- a CDS encoding cupin domain-containing protein, which produces MRLIHTHDDAGEGMRRLVAGARGSLAVHRLTPGAVASGMPETETAVLVREGGARWHDEAGDQPLGPGDGMFAAAPGGRWRVTAGPAGATLLLVQGGETAPGTVAATAPAGRFTLDARPHGDALTGFDGFADMGVRWLVTAATLGARSLVVATSTFTPGGSHDLHRHPSADEYFLVLSGGGEHLTESGPVPVGPGDLVYVPAGEWHGYRTSPGVITRTVYGYLGAGDLDTAGYQLMSRKANA; this is translated from the coding sequence ATGCGCCTGATCCACACGCACGACGACGCCGGCGAAGGCATGCGGCGGCTGGTCGCCGGGGCGCGGGGCTCGCTCGCGGTGCACCGGCTCACCCCCGGCGCGGTCGCCTCCGGCATGCCGGAGACCGAGACCGCGGTGCTCGTACGGGAGGGCGGCGCGCGCTGGCACGACGAGGCGGGCGACCAGCCGCTCGGCCCCGGCGACGGCATGTTCGCCGCCGCTCCCGGCGGCCGGTGGCGGGTGACCGCCGGTCCGGCCGGCGCGACGCTGCTCCTGGTCCAGGGCGGGGAGACCGCCCCCGGCACGGTCGCCGCCACGGCCCCGGCCGGACGGTTCACGCTCGACGCCCGGCCGCACGGCGACGCGCTGACCGGCTTCGACGGCTTCGCCGACATGGGGGTGCGCTGGCTGGTCACCGCCGCCACGCTGGGCGCCCGGAGCCTCGTCGTGGCCACCTCCACGTTCACCCCCGGCGGCAGCCACGACCTGCACCGTCATCCGTCCGCGGACGAGTACTTCCTGGTCCTGTCCGGCGGTGGCGAGCACCTGACCGAGTCCGGCCCGGTGCCGGTGGGTCCCGGCGACCTGGTGTACGTGCCGGCCGGCGAATGGCACGGCTACCGCACCTCACCCGGCGTGATCACCCGCACGGTCTACGGCTACCTCGGCGCCGGTGACCTCGACACGGCCGGATACCAGCTGATGTCCCGGAAGGCGAACGCATGA
- a CDS encoding zinc-dependent alcohol dehydrogenase, with product MSLLSEVRTEPSAGWPSGSMEAVTIVGPGRLETASVPVPEPLPGTVLVAPRHVGICGTDLELFHGTSSYLADGRAATPLIFGHEWCGRVVSADPGTGWRPGDRVAGQTMVPCGGCARCRAGRRGLCRRMREVGLYGLDGAAAKYIRVPGHALARLPEAVPDRTAALVEPAVTVVESFARTGCSFYDRVAVLGTGTIGLLAVQFARRVAGEVDAVGVDPAGLALAVRCGADRAIPVGETTAGSYSLVVEASGAPEAFAHALDLVEPGGRVGVIGVANEPTVGVVAGSVALRGVSVLGIQHGLDHYDRTIELFATGALTADPLIGATFPAGAAAEAFAFMESARSGPPKVLLDLTEWEGDR from the coding sequence ATGTCGCTGCTCAGCGAGGTCCGCACCGAGCCTTCCGCCGGGTGGCCGTCCGGCTCGATGGAAGCGGTCACCATCGTCGGCCCGGGACGTCTGGAAACGGCCTCGGTGCCGGTGCCGGAGCCGCTGCCGGGCACCGTCCTGGTGGCTCCGCGACATGTCGGGATCTGCGGGACCGATCTGGAGCTGTTCCACGGCACGTCGAGCTACCTCGCCGACGGCCGGGCGGCCACCCCGCTGATCTTCGGCCACGAGTGGTGCGGCCGGGTGGTCAGCGCCGATCCGGGCACCGGCTGGCGGCCGGGCGACCGGGTGGCCGGTCAGACCATGGTGCCGTGCGGCGGCTGCGCCCGCTGCCGGGCCGGGCGGCGCGGACTGTGCCGGCGCATGCGCGAGGTCGGGCTGTACGGGCTCGACGGCGCCGCCGCGAAGTACATCCGGGTCCCGGGGCACGCCCTGGCCCGGCTGCCCGAGGCGGTGCCGGACCGGACCGCGGCCCTGGTCGAGCCGGCGGTCACGGTGGTCGAGTCGTTCGCGCGTACGGGCTGTTCCTTCTACGACCGGGTCGCCGTCCTCGGCACCGGCACGATCGGCCTGCTCGCTGTGCAGTTCGCCCGCCGGGTGGCCGGCGAGGTGGACGCCGTCGGCGTGGACCCGGCCGGGCTGGCGCTGGCCGTCCGCTGCGGCGCGGACCGGGCGATACCGGTGGGCGAGACGACCGCCGGCTCGTACTCCCTGGTCGTGGAGGCCTCCGGGGCCCCGGAGGCGTTCGCCCACGCGCTCGACCTGGTCGAGCCGGGTGGGCGGGTCGGGGTCATCGGGGTGGCCAACGAGCCGACCGTGGGAGTGGTCGCCGGGTCCGTCGCGCTGCGCGGTGTCTCCGTCCTCGGCATCCAGCACGGACTCGACCACTACGACCGCACGATCGAGCTCTTCGCGACCGGCGCGCTCACGGCGGACCCGCTGATCGGGGCGACGTTCCCGGCCGGGGCCGCGGCCGAGGCGTTCGCCTTCATGGAGAGCGCCCGGTCCGGGCCGCCCAAGGTGCTGCTGGACCTCACCGAGTGGGAAGGGGACCGGTGA
- a CDS encoding winged helix-turn-helix transcriptional regulator, with product MDAGHDECESVSDALTQVFAVLGKRWNGLILAILLGGPARFGQLRQAVPGIGERMLAARLAELTESGLVVREVLEGPPLGVQYRLTAKGAALRPALQELDRWAHDHFIDQPEQAPARS from the coding sequence GTGGATGCCGGTCATGACGAGTGCGAGAGCGTCAGCGACGCCCTGACGCAGGTCTTCGCCGTGCTCGGCAAGCGGTGGAACGGCTTGATCCTGGCGATCCTGCTCGGCGGCCCCGCCCGGTTCGGGCAGCTTCGCCAGGCGGTTCCCGGCATCGGCGAGCGCATGCTGGCCGCCCGGCTCGCCGAGTTGACGGAGTCCGGCCTGGTGGTGCGTGAGGTGCTGGAGGGCCCGCCGCTCGGCGTTCAGTACCGGTTGACCGCCAAAGGCGCGGCGCTGCGGCCGGCGTTGCAGGAGCTCGACCGCTGGGCCCACGACCACTTCATCGATCAGCCGGAGCAGGCGCCCGCCCGCTCCTGA
- a CDS encoding sedoheptulose 7-phosphate cyclase, giving the protein MNDPGPITVTGSSGSVVASERLVAGRNGRDTPVYQVRSWSVTAPDEFAYEVQLADGLLDPENPALLDAAGGSGGPARRFVVIDDRVADHYGDRVRDYLTRNQVQHRILRLRVSEETKTMRAVLRLVSALDDFGISRRREPIIAIGGGVLLDIAGLAASLYRRGTPHVRVPTTLVGLIDAGIGVKTGVNHGAHKNRLGTYFAPAAVLLDRSFLATLDRRHLSNGLAEILKIALVTDARLFDLLETHGQLLIDERFQGTTETGRRAADEVLDRAIAGMLHELAPNLKEQQLDRLVDFGHSISPSIEMVALPELLHGEAVAIDMALFTMLAARRGSVGPEESGRVLRLMRALDLPVDHPAVDWPLLVEAMESTIRHRDGLQRLPLPAGIGTAAFANDVTLGELARALEDLREMERAHA; this is encoded by the coding sequence ATGAATGACCCAGGACCGATCACCGTGACGGGCAGCAGCGGTTCCGTCGTGGCGTCCGAGAGGCTGGTGGCGGGCCGCAACGGGCGCGACACCCCGGTGTATCAGGTGCGGAGCTGGTCGGTGACGGCTCCGGACGAGTTCGCCTACGAGGTCCAGCTCGCCGACGGCCTGCTCGACCCGGAGAACCCCGCGCTGCTGGACGCCGCCGGCGGTTCAGGCGGCCCGGCGCGCCGCTTCGTGGTCATCGACGACCGGGTGGCCGACCACTACGGCGACCGGGTGCGCGACTACCTCACCCGCAACCAGGTCCAGCACCGCATCCTGCGGCTGCGGGTCTCCGAGGAGACCAAGACGATGCGGGCGGTCCTGCGGCTGGTGTCGGCGCTGGACGACTTCGGCATCAGCCGCCGGCGCGAGCCGATCATCGCGATCGGCGGTGGGGTCCTGCTGGACATCGCCGGTCTCGCCGCCAGCCTGTACCGCCGGGGCACCCCCCACGTCCGGGTGCCGACCACGCTGGTCGGGCTGATCGATGCGGGGATCGGGGTCAAGACCGGCGTCAACCACGGTGCCCACAAGAACCGGCTCGGCACCTACTTCGCGCCGGCCGCCGTACTGCTGGACCGGTCGTTCCTGGCGACGCTGGACCGCCGCCATCTCAGCAACGGCCTCGCCGAGATCCTGAAGATCGCCCTGGTCACCGACGCGCGCCTGTTCGACCTCCTGGAGACGCACGGTCAGCTCCTGATCGACGAGCGGTTCCAGGGCACGACGGAGACCGGCCGGCGGGCCGCGGACGAGGTCCTGGACCGGGCGATCGCCGGGATGCTGCACGAGCTGGCCCCCAACCTCAAGGAGCAGCAGCTGGACCGGCTCGTCGACTTCGGGCACTCGATCAGCCCCAGCATCGAGATGGTCGCCCTGCCCGAGCTGCTGCACGGCGAGGCGGTCGCGATCGACATGGCCCTGTTCACCATGCTGGCCGCCCGGCGCGGTTCGGTCGGCCCGGAGGAGAGCGGTCGCGTCCTGCGGCTGATGCGCGCGCTCGACCTCCCGGTGGACCACCCCGCCGTCGACTGGCCGCTGCTGGTGGAGGCCATGGAGAGCACCATCCGGCACCGGGACGGGCTGCAACGGCTGCCCCTGCCGGCCGGGATCGGCACGGCCGCGTTCGCCAACGACGTCACCCTCGGCGAGCTCGCCCGCGCGCTGGAGGACCTACGGGAGATGGAGCGTGCCCATGCGTGA
- a CDS encoding 3-oxoacyl-ACP synthase III family protein, translating to MGILSAEHMTPRHGTTVRLPGRVSIGILATGSYLPETEIGNDEVAGPAGVDAAWISERTGILSRRRAAPDQATSDLAIAAARRALEEAAVRAGDLQLIIVATSTPDYPQPSTASLVQGALGATGAAAFDINAVCSGFVFALSVAQRFLAQTAGGRALVIGADVYSRILNRTDRRTSTLFGDGAGAVVLGDVPPERGMVADQLASFGEYADLIRVPGGGSRTPLTTEALAAGLQHFTMQGRAVREFVENHLPPAVAGFLKDAGLSPDDIDHVVPHQANGRMLDSLLPHLDLPRAVLHRTVERYGNTGAASIPITLDHANRSGRLRAGDVVLLAGFGGGMATGISVLHW from the coding sequence ATGGGAATCCTGTCGGCAGAGCACATGACGCCCCGGCACGGCACGACCGTCCGGCTGCCGGGCCGGGTATCGATCGGGATCCTGGCGACCGGCTCCTACCTGCCGGAGACCGAGATCGGCAACGACGAGGTCGCCGGACCGGCCGGAGTGGACGCCGCGTGGATCAGCGAACGGACCGGCATCCTCAGCCGCCGCCGGGCCGCACCCGACCAGGCGACGTCCGACCTGGCGATCGCCGCGGCCCGCCGGGCGCTGGAGGAGGCGGCGGTGCGTGCCGGGGACCTCCAGCTGATCATCGTCGCCACCTCGACGCCGGACTACCCCCAGCCGTCGACCGCCTCGCTGGTGCAGGGCGCGCTCGGCGCCACCGGTGCCGCCGCCTTCGACATCAACGCCGTGTGCAGCGGGTTCGTCTTCGCGCTCTCGGTGGCGCAGCGCTTCCTGGCACAGACCGCCGGCGGCCGGGCCCTGGTGATCGGTGCGGACGTCTACTCGCGCATCCTCAACCGCACCGACCGGCGTACCAGCACACTCTTCGGCGACGGGGCCGGAGCCGTGGTCCTCGGCGACGTCCCGCCGGAGCGGGGCATGGTGGCCGACCAGCTGGCCAGCTTCGGCGAGTACGCGGATCTCATCCGGGTGCCCGGCGGCGGCAGCCGTACCCCGCTGACCACCGAGGCCCTCGCCGCCGGCCTCCAGCACTTCACCATGCAGGGCCGGGCGGTGCGCGAGTTCGTCGAGAACCACCTGCCGCCCGCGGTCGCCGGGTTCCTCAAGGACGCGGGGCTGTCCCCGGACGACATCGATCACGTCGTCCCGCACCAGGCCAACGGGCGGATGCTCGACAGCCTGCTGCCGCACCTGGACCTGCCACGGGCGGTGCTGCACCGCACCGTCGAGCGCTACGGCAACACCGGCGCCGCCTCGATCCCCATCACGCTCGACCACGCCAACCGGTCCGGCCGGCTGCGAGCCGGTGACGTGGTGCTGCTCGCCGGCTTCGGTGGCGGAATGGCGACCGGGATCAGCGTCCTGCATTGGTGA
- a CDS encoding transmembrane-type terpene cyclase gives MPQWEALLAAGDPVPALAPKHEIDLTVQTILQLVFAVGWSAIYLMAIRRGFKDGRLGIPLLALAGNIGWETMFTWVFPVDRANWTINVFWFAIDLVIVYQAIRFGRRDFPGVPPAVYRWSVAGLFAFGFGFMYALPHDLGGDFLYPALLLDCFLSYAFIWMLLRRGSTDGQTMYIAVLKLVANAAATVLAIANYPDRLLFPVLFATTVVLDILYIVMLHRAFVKEGRPIWRTV, from the coding sequence ATGCCGCAATGGGAAGCGCTGCTCGCCGCCGGTGACCCGGTGCCGGCGCTGGCGCCCAAACACGAGATCGACCTGACCGTGCAGACGATCCTCCAGCTGGTCTTCGCGGTCGGCTGGTCGGCCATCTACCTGATGGCGATCCGGCGCGGTTTCAAGGACGGGCGCCTGGGCATCCCGCTGCTCGCGCTCGCCGGCAACATCGGCTGGGAGACGATGTTCACCTGGGTGTTCCCGGTGGACCGTGCGAACTGGACCATCAACGTCTTCTGGTTCGCCATCGACCTGGTCATCGTCTACCAGGCGATCAGGTTCGGCCGGCGCGACTTCCCCGGGGTCCCGCCGGCGGTCTACCGCTGGTCCGTCGCCGGCCTCTTCGCGTTCGGGTTCGGGTTCATGTACGCGCTCCCGCACGACCTGGGCGGCGACTTCCTGTACCCGGCCCTGCTCCTCGACTGTTTCCTGAGCTACGCCTTCATCTGGATGCTGCTGCGCCGCGGTTCGACGGACGGGCAGACGATGTACATCGCGGTGCTCAAGCTGGTGGCGAACGCGGCCGCCACGGTCCTCGCGATCGCCAACTATCCCGACCGGCTGCTGTTCCCGGTGCTCTTCGCCACCACCGTGGTGCTCGACATCCTCTACATCGTGATGCTGCACCGCGCCTTCGTGAAGGAGGGCCGGCCGATCTGGCGTACGGTATGA
- a CDS encoding cupin domain-containing protein encodes MRDGVVVADVSDPSVVYGVHGTEGASRWKCLARRAGLSAGWEAIEWACLPPGGVSGEHLHTRTEEIYFVLSGTGEILLDGVATRVTAGSLILTGAGVTHGLRNVGEDDLAWLVVEMSTPATAAVLSEGSEAG; translated from the coding sequence ATGCGTGACGGGGTGGTGGTCGCCGACGTGTCGGATCCGTCGGTGGTCTACGGGGTGCACGGCACCGAGGGCGCGTCCCGGTGGAAGTGCCTCGCCCGGCGGGCCGGGCTGTCCGCCGGCTGGGAGGCGATCGAGTGGGCGTGCCTGCCGCCCGGCGGCGTGAGCGGGGAACACCTGCACACCCGTACCGAGGAGATCTATTTCGTGCTGTCCGGTACCGGCGAGATCCTCCTCGACGGCGTGGCGACCCGGGTGACGGCGGGGTCCCTGATCCTGACCGGCGCCGGGGTGACGCACGGGCTGCGCAACGTCGGCGAGGACGACCTCGCCTGGCTGGTCGTGGAGATGTCGACACCCGCCACCGCAGCGGTGTTGAGCGAAGGGAGTGAGGCGGGATGA